One stretch of Glycine soja cultivar W05 chromosome 7, ASM419377v2, whole genome shotgun sequence DNA includes these proteins:
- the LOC114419713 gene encoding glycine-rich RNA-binding protein 4, mitochondrial isoform X2, producing the protein MKKCVAFLATTIWKRFHVSPPQTQCRFYCSPPSHASSNKLFVGGLSWSVDHKSLKEAFSSFGDVTEDSGRSRGFGFVIFSNEDDAKCAKDAMDGKALLGRPLRINFALEKARGVPVVVPRLSDIGHVNRH; encoded by the exons ATGAAGAAGTGCGTGGCGTTTCTTGCCACAACCATTTGGAAAAGGTTCCACGTTTCTCCTCCTCAAACTCAATGCCGATTCTACTGTTCTCCCCCCTCTCATGCTTCCTCCAACAAGCTCTTTGTGGGAg GGTTGTCATGGTCAGTGGACCACAAGTCCCTCAAAGAGGCTTTCTCTTCCTTCGGGGACGTCACTgaag ACAGTGGCAGGTCTAGAGGCTTTGGATTTGTCATTTTTTCAAATGAAGATGATGCTAAATGTGCAAAGGATGCAATGGATGGAAAG GCACTGTTGGGTAGACCATTGAGGATAAATTTTGCTCTTGAGAAGGCCCGTGGTGTACCTGTTGTAGTTCCTCGACTTTCAGATATTGGACATGTGAATAGGCACTAA
- the LOC114419713 gene encoding glycine-rich RNA-binding protein 4, mitochondrial isoform X1, which yields MKKCVAFLATTIWKRFHVSPPQTQCRFYCSPPSHASSNKLFVGGLSWSVDHKSLKEAFSSFGDVTEVTIVYDKDSGRSRGFGFVIFSNEDDAKCAKDAMDGKALLGRPLRINFALEKARGVPVVVPRLSDIGHVNRH from the exons ATGAAGAAGTGCGTGGCGTTTCTTGCCACAACCATTTGGAAAAGGTTCCACGTTTCTCCTCCTCAAACTCAATGCCGATTCTACTGTTCTCCCCCCTCTCATGCTTCCTCCAACAAGCTCTTTGTGGGAg GGTTGTCATGGTCAGTGGACCACAAGTCCCTCAAAGAGGCTTTCTCTTCCTTCGGGGACGTCACTgaag TGACGATAGTGTATGATAAAGACAGTGGCAGGTCTAGAGGCTTTGGATTTGTCATTTTTTCAAATGAAGATGATGCTAAATGTGCAAAGGATGCAATGGATGGAAAG GCACTGTTGGGTAGACCATTGAGGATAAATTTTGCTCTTGAGAAGGCCCGTGGTGTACCTGTTGTAGTTCCTCGACTTTCAGATATTGGACATGTGAATAGGCACTAA
- the LOC114419716 gene encoding 40S ribosomal protein S16-like yields the protein MSQPQPQSQPQHGQAALEQVQCFGRKKTAVAVTYCKRGRGLIKINGCPIELVEPEILRFKAFEPILLLGKSRFAGVDMRIRVKGGGHTSQIYAIRQSIAKALVAFYQKYVDEQSKKEIKDILVRYDRTLLVADPRRCEPKKFGGRGARARFQKSYR from the coding sequence ATGTCGCAGCCGCAGCCTCAGTCGCAGCCGCAACACGGGCAAGCGGCGCTGGAGCAGGTGCAGTGCTTCGGTCGCAAGAAGACGGCGGTGGCCGTGACCTACTGCAAGCGCGGGCGCGGCCTCATCAAGATCAACGGCTGCCCCATCGAGCTCGTCGAGCCGGAGATCCTCCGCTTTAAGGCCTTCGAGCCCATCCTCCTGTTGGGAAAGAGCCGCTTCGCCGGCGTCGACATGCGCATCCGCGTCAAGGGCGGCGGCCACACCTCCCAGATCTACGCCATTCGCCAGAGCATCGCCAAGGCGCTCGTCGCGTTCTACCAGAAGTACGTTGATGAACAGAGTAAGAAGGAGATCAAGGACATTCTGGTGAGGTACGATCGTACCTTGCTCGTCGCGGATCCCAGGCGCTGCGAGCCCAAGAAGTTTGGTGGGCGTGGCGCACGTGCGAGGTTCCAGAAGTCTTACCGTTGA
- the LOC114419715 gene encoding filament-like plant protein 7, giving the protein MNHKPWLWRKKSMEKRILAVDKVACPSKSIEEEAHKLPTNKETGLERSSKSLNEKLATVLLDSHSGDDSLEKDAQKSQQEIRGNGKTKQEVESVEDLHEKASAETVTPADATLEEPLQPPSGVQDEQEQKLSGAIAKISIEHEKIQKELEEKLRETSKMLDDLTAENTHLASALLTKEKSIGELVKCKQEADAEFSTLMARLDTTEKENSLLRYEFHVLEKELEIRKEEMDYSRQYADVSHKQYLECSQKASKLEAECQRLHLLLQKSSPGSAGSENMKNEVGMVRRRKSNPSRELIYKKNDVGKPTNVSEKSFSLMIKRLQDLDEENKALKRILTTKNSELESSRLKYAETASRLSQAEILLRKISENQKSMELARCYPMSNELPLISNYDIYSDDEAISSGSWANALMSELEHLRTSEAKIHKSCRDTEVSDMSFMDDFVEMEKRAIVSIDTPKRGYISDVSGRELVPVEQDHLGISERKQEIQFKHTTTENSFDWLQIVLNAILEEKRISRRSLPELFDDIKIALDCVDHPTACKSDTEAESKQHFNSNLRKSVHRIINLIEGIAPKSFMCNNCPDCLEENKHSDISQSPTPKDYFVHVLQWKVSDLNPLLHQLVHTCKDLLTGRADFENFIKELAFALDWSINNCATSTNAAIARDKIKKHFSSHLSKNENKVDIEDKQSSRSPSFAYPDDQCELFNTKNDQGDLLEEIRKVKYDLRSTKTAKKDLEEKLLSVTDESQNLTKQCQEAQNNIRGLESEIETLKESKATLEDQIEKQKIINEDLDTQLTIAQAKLNDIFQKFSSLEVELEDKKNSCEDLEATCLELQLQLESIAKNESPTYGKYDVEKIYQTGWEITTASSKLAECQETILNLGKQLKALASSSEVALFDKFVSTTNTMANPTQKKNLIKRSSLRNQMQAEDEAKGGMHKSVQTEETKSDKDVQRPPLLQSETEKSLQSPKSLNSEQHDRSKTAGSLAIVPGKKQVGFGFLRKLLSRRKKGRGKGTKLLAKA; this is encoded by the exons ATGAACCACAAGCCATGGCTTTGGAGGAAAAAATCTATGGAGAAAAGAATCCTTGCAGTTGACAAAGTTGCCTGTCCTTCTAAATCCATTGAAGAAGAG GCACACAAACTTCCAACAAATAAAGAAACTGGATTGGAAAGATCATCAAAAAGTCTAAATGAGAAGTTGGCAACAGTCCTCCTTGATTCCCATTCTGGAGATGACTCTTTAGAAAAAGATGCCCAAAAGTCCCAACAGGAAATTAGAG GCAATGGCAAGACAAAACAGGAAGTAGAATCTGTTGAAGACTTACATGAAAAAGCATCTGCTGAGACTGTTACTCCTGCAGATGCAACATTGGAGGAACCTTTGCAGCCACCAAGTGGGGTTCAAGACGAACAAGAGCAAAAGTTGAGTGGTGCCATTGCAAAGATATCAATAGAGCATGAAAAGATTCAGAAAGAATTGGAAGAGAAGTTGAGGGAAACAAGTAAAATGCTAGATGACTTAACTGCTGAGAATACTCATCTTGCTAGTGCATTGCTAACCAAAGAGAAATCAATTGGGGAACTGGTTAAATGTAAACAAGAAGCAGATGCTGAGTTTAGTACATTGATGGCTAGACTAGACAccacagaaaaggaaaattctTTACTAAGATATGAGTTTCATGTGCTGGAGAAGGAACTTGAGATCCGGAAGGAGGAAATGGACTATAGCCGTCAGTATGCTGATGTCTCACATAAACAGTACCTTGAATGTTCTCAGAAAGCCTCAAAGTTAGAGGCCGAGTGTCAGAGACTGCATCTTTTGCTACAAAAAAGCTCACCTGGTTCTGCTGGTTCCGAGAATATGAAGAATGAAGTTGGAATGGTGAGAAGAAGAAAGTCAAATCCTTCCAGAGAATTGatctacaaaaaaaatgatgttggaAAACCTACTAATGTGTCTGAGAAAAGTTTCAGCTTAATGATCAAACGCTTGCAAGATCTGGACGAGGAGAACAAGGCTCTCAAAAGAATTTTAACCACGAAAAACTCTGAACTAGAATCTTCAAGACTTAAGTATGCTGAAACAGCTTCCAGATTATCACAGGCTGAGATTCTGCTTAGAAAGATATCCGAAAATCAGAAGTCTATGGAGCTAGCTAGGTGTTATCCCATGTCAAATGAACTTCCTCTGATATCAAATTATGACATTTATAGTGACGATGAGGCTATCTCTTCTGGATCCTGGGCTAATGCTCTTATGTCAGAACTTGAGCATTTAAGAACTTCAGAGGCTAAAATTCATAAAAGCTGTAGAGACACTGAAGTTTCAGACATGAGTTTCATGGATGACTTTGTCGAGATGGAAAAACGAGCTATAGTTTCTATTGATACACCTAAAAGAGGATACATCTCTGATGTAAGTGGTAGGGAGCTAGTGCCAGTTGAACAAGATCATCTTGGCATTAGTGAGAGGAAACAGGAGATCCAAttcaaacatacaacaacagaAAATTCATTTGACTGGCTTCAGATTGTTTTGAATGCAATCTTGGAGGAGAAACGCATATCAAGACGAAGTCTTCCCGAACTCTTTGATGACATAAAAATTGCTTTGGATTGCGTAGACCACCCAACTGCTTGTAAATCTGATACAGAAGCAGAAAGCAAGCAACACTTCAATTCAAATTTGAGAAAGTCAGTCCACAGAATTATCAACCTCATTGAAGGAATTGCTCCAAAGTCATTTATGTGCAACAATTGTCCAGATTGCTTGGAGGAGAATAAGCATTCAGACATATCCCAATCACCAACACCCAAAGACTATTTTGTTCATGTTTTACAATGGAAGGTTTCAGACTTAAATCCTCTCCTGCACCAACTTGTTCACACCTGCAAAGATTTGTTAACAGGGAGAgctgattttgaaaattttatcaaGGAATTGGCATTTGCTTTGGACTGGAGCATTAATAACTGTGCGACCTCCACAAATGCTGCCATTGCAAGGGATAAGATCAAGAAGCATTTTAGCAGTCATttgtcaaaaaatgaaaacaaagtaGATATTGAAGATAAACAGTCTTCTCGCTCACCTTCATTTGCATATCCTGATGATCAGTGTGAGCTCTTCAACACAAAGAATGATCAGGGTGATCTCCTTGAAGAAATTAGAAAAGTAAAATATGATTTGAGGAGCACAAAAACTGCGAAGAAAGACTTGGAAGAAAAGCTGCTGTCAGTAACTGATGAGAGTCAGAACTTGACAAAACAATGTCAAGAAGCACAAAATAACATCAGAGGTTTAGAATCAGAAATAGAGACACTGAAAGAATCCAAAGCAACACTGGAAGATCAGATTGAGAAACAGAAGATCATAAATGAAGATCTTGATACACAGCTTACAATAGCTCAGGCCAAATTAAATGACATCTTTCAAAAGTTTTCGTCCTTAGAAGTTGAATTAGAGGATAAAAAGAACTCCTGTGAGGATTTAGAAGCAACATGTCTAGAACTTCAACTCCAGCTGGAAag CATTGCAAAGAACGAATCTCCAACATATGGCAAATACGATGTAGAAAAGATATATCAAACT GGCTGGGAGATCACAACAGCTTCATCGAAGTTGGCAGAGTGCCAAGAAACCATCCTAAACCTTGGGAAACAACTCAAGGCACTTGCTTCATCTAGTGAAGTAGCACTCTTTGACAAATTTGTCTCTACAACTAATACTATGGCCAATCCAACCCAGAAGAAGAACTTGATCAAACGATCCTCTCTACGCAATCAAATGCAAGCCGAGGATGAAGCTAAAGGAGGGATGCATAAGTCTGTCCAAACTGAAGAAACTAAAAGTGATAAAGATGTGCAGAGACCACCCCTTCTTCAATCTGAAACCGAAAAATCTCTCCAAAGTCCCAAAAGTCTCAATTCAGAGCAACATGATAGAAGCAAAACCGCGGGCTCTTTGGCAATTGTACCAGGTAAAAAGCAAGTAGGCTTTGGTTTTCTGAGGAAGCTGCTGTCAAGACGAAAGAAAGGAAGGGGTAAGGGAACTAAGTTATTAGCCAAAGCATGA